The following proteins come from a genomic window of Dermacentor albipictus isolate Rhodes 1998 colony chromosome 8, USDA_Dalb.pri_finalv2, whole genome shotgun sequence:
- the LOC139048674 gene encoding uncharacterized protein gives MDDQTFRRLFRFEKGDLHMLKDALRITEIRSSQGVTVSAEEALLMGLRRLAYPNRWWDLEPLFGRHASAMSSIVSILFNHIDSSFGHLLDDLNNHSWLRLSDLEDFSKAVDDRGAPLRNCWGFVDGTARPICRPSVNQRMYFSGHKRHHAFKYQAIMCANGIVCQLDGPYEGHRHDAGILRDSGLYEKLERLVQGNSYCIYGDPAYPLRPLLMRPYAGAALTRQQELFNKQMSTVRQAVEWGFGKTVAEFAFLDFKKNQKLLLQNLGQMYRVGTLLANCHTCIYGSQTGMFFGIHAPELHEYLGV, from the exons ATGGATGACCAAACTTTTCGGAGGCTGTTCCGATTTGAGAAGGGCGACCTCCACATGCTCAAGGATGCCTTGCGCATAACGGAAATCCGGAGCAGCCAGGGAGTCACTGTGTCGGCAGAGGAAGCTCTATTGATGGGTCTGCGCAGACTTGCGTACCCCAATAGATGGTGGGATTTAGAGCCCCTTTTCGGCCGACACGCGTCCGCAATGTCAAGCATCGTGAGCATACTGTTCAATCATATTGACAGCTCATTCGGCCATCTGCTGGACGACTTGAATAACCACAGCTGGCTGCGTCTCAGTGACCTGGAGGATTTTTCCAAA GCTGTGGATGACAGAGGGGCTCCCCTGCGCAATTGTTGGGGCTTTGTGGATGGCACGGCAAGGCCCATTTGCCGCCCTTCAGTGAACCAGCGCATGTATTTTTCTGGGCACAAGAGGCACCACGCATTCAAGTATCAGGCAATCATGTGTGCCAATGGGATTGTGTGCCAACTTGATGGGCCTTATGAAGGGCACAGGCATGACGCTG GTATCCTGCGCGACAGTGGCCTCTACGAGAAGTTGGAGCGGCTAGTGCAGGGTAACTCCTACTGCATCTATGGTGACCCTGCGTATCCTTTGCGCCCTCTCCTGATGAGGCCTTATGCCGGTGCTGCCCTCACTCGCCAGCAAGAGCTCTTCAACAAGCAAATGAGCACAGTTCGTCAAGCAGTGGAATGGGGATTCGgcaagactgtggctgagtttgcATTCCTTGATTTCAAAAAAAATCAGAAGCTGCTGCTGCAAAACCTTGGGCAGATGTACCGTGTCGGAACTTTGCTTGCGAACTGCCACACATGTATCTATGGAAGTCAAACTGGCATGTTTTTTGGTATCCATGCACCTGAACTGCACGAATATTTGGGAGTCTAA